In Phaeodactylum tricornutum CCAP 1055/1 chromosome 30, whole genome shotgun sequence, a single window of DNA contains:
- a CDS encoding predicted protein produces MHQKAVDDQNYTYSSFWSVRIVSIEGLLKLIKLDKVGQLRQLKRLLSRVVLITMSNLIVPSSQTLTPSRRRRPKDNLYPVFLVVCGFFGLIQFFDPFATFEGSPGHSSENASASISLALARSKVRDHAEKFRQRKERGYPQRIPSSVTEQAFRQSDGIKTGAVNATTSHEWRRKWDQLKVGREPLFQMLFEDAKMGVDSVSLPSLEALPTTDALRQLYGDRVIVRGLETCQKYRDTVALEDRYVAVAGTFNVGTNLLAFHLENNLRFPNRTDAGSGRKAHWRWQVRWGKHQPATVRNQNVARGFEADNIDHVLPIIMIRDPLFVLQSLCAHPYGARWRHVDGHCPNLVPNEVDRAYFKGVPDIFKVTIVYDKSRQTRHNSLIHFWNEWYREYLDQFDYPALWVRFEDLVYNPQAMLQQIATCIGGAAPTHQNFQYLTKTAKSHGSGTNMLKALTKTGDAAARVRNMTVADLDYLRDHADHQLLQLFGYRIPNPGR; encoded by the coding sequence ATGCATCAAAAGGCTGTGGATGACCAAAATTACACGTATTCGTCATTTTGGTCGGTGAGGATAGTATCGATCGAAGGATTGTTGAAATTGATCAAGCTGGACAAGGTCGGCCAGCTTCGTCAACTCAAACGCTTGCTAAGCAGGGTAGTACTGATCACTATGAGCAATTTAATAGTACCGTCATCACAAACGCTCACACCGAGTAGACGTCGGCGGCCGAAGGACAACCTCTATCCTGTATTCCTCGTCGTCTGTGGATTCTTTGGCTTGATCCAGTTCTTCGATCCATTCGCAACTTTCGAAGGGAGCCCAGGTCATAGTAGCGAGAATGCGAGTGCTTCAATTTCGCTTGCTCTGGCTCGGAGCAAGGTCCGCGACCATGCTGAGAAGTTCCGGCAAAGGAAGGAGCGAGGCTATCCACAGAGGATACCCTCCTCGGTGACTGAACAAGCATTTCGCCAAAGTGATGGTATTAAGACCGGCGCCGTCAACGCAACCACGAGCCATGAATGGCGGAGAAAATGGGACCAGCTTAAGGTGGGACGCGAGCCCTTATTTCAGATGCTCTTTGAGGATGCCAAAATGGGCGTTGATTCCGTTTCTTTACCATCTCTAGAGGCCTTGCCGACTACCGACGCTTTGCGACAACTGTATGGCGACCGAGTAATTGTACGAGGACTAGAAACCTGTCAAAAGTACAGAGATACAGTGGCATTGGAAGATCGATACGTTGCCGTAGCAGGGACCTTCAACGTGGGCACCAATCTCTTGGCCTTTCATTTGGAAAACAATTTGCGTTTTCCGAATCGCACGGATGCAGGCAGTGGGAGGAAGGCACACTGGCGATGGCAGGTGCGCTGGGGGAAACATCAGCCAGCCACAGTTCGCAACCAAAACGTGGCCCGTGGCTTTGAAGCCGACAATATCGATCACGTGCTACCCATTATTATGATTCGGGATCCACTCTTTGTGCTGCAGTCGCTATGTGCGCATCCGTACGGTGCACGATGGCGCCACGTAGATGGTCATTGTCCCAATTTAGTACCTAACGAAGTGGATCGCGCCTACTTCAAAGGTGTGCCCGATATTTTCAAAGTTACAATAGTGTACGATAAGAGCCGGCAAACAAGACACAATTCGCTGATTCACTTTTGGAATGAATGGTACCGCGAATACTTGGATCAATTTGACTACCCCGCGCTCTGGGTTCGCTTTGAAGATTTGGTCTATAATCCACAGGCCATGCTGCAGCAAATTGCCACTTGTATTGGAGGTGCTGCACCCACACACCAGAACTTTCAATACCTGACGAAAACAGCCAAATCTCACGGTAGTGGAACCAACATGCTGAAAGCTCTGACGAAAACCGGTGACGCGGCGGCCCGCGTGCGGAATATGACCGTTGCAGACCTAGACTACCTCCGAGATCACGCCGATCACCAACTACTCCAACTCTTTGGCTACCGCATACCAAATCCGGGGCGATAG
- a CDS encoding predicted protein, whose amino-acid sequence MEEQSRVPTSSERRRKRASSKSLRSNRRQAFPDRVRSERSCRDLYNSDCDCLFRANVRSVRRNVRSPRVIAGKQRQIRRTLLLVYCLWLSADCRAFVAGPPGANHPHPHQRLHPHPYFQQIQYLCSRSETTRRDAKSNNRPFTDTDSSANPDNSRRPRPQYSNAQHRPKRRQNIKSHHRYNNQATVIFNQQLLDICRKKKEAPASRIKVAVHAQQLLEEQMNAGLHYDVVSFNIVMQAWARQHSWTAAQNAENLLSRLLCHSTLQADSYSYAAVLHAYAKSGGQVPAAQRAQALLSQLLTQSTAGAVTLTTDICHNAVMDAWAVSGHPQAGEKAVRLLQQLEQHPVIQPTRISYNACIKAYAKSGQAPQAQALLERMRTLSALRDPPNRYTHLAPDKVSLTTCIDAWAKAPPSATAAASAEALLSDMEECYQRTGDTSIRPDIVSYTSVLAAAARNGMPSHMALELLSRMERCARERPNAAFLNTWIHLLAKTNTGVESLQAAEDILAYMKRAYRNGNDLVQPCKITYTAVIAVLAQTGTIPAAQRASELLDELQGLWEEAHFDKAYLPTAKTFASVLRAWATSNAPDSWTRAKSLLDRMDHLYAATNSDELKPSSIVFAQLFQILSRSRDSQTAARQARDLLQRMSELQKSGNHQDVQPDASTMAYFLNTLTKAGVDNVVELATVVLNEVEDGYAAGMGHLKPTSLLYSAVLQAYAKSASKEGAELAEALLHRTRELYRQGTLYAKPNVLFYNAVIDAHARSNGGSAAAERAELLLDEMETRSRAGDLSLRPTTRSFNAAIFAWKKSSAAEAPQRAEALLKRMNKRYEAGDERCRPDRITLNSIIGVWAKSRQEGAAKQAEEYLGFMESLYEGGDETFKADLYSFNSCIDAFARQGDVKRATALFDRIKSRYEDGDTSLKPNTITLTSLRNAWSNSQDSEDKQRELNRIDKLLLAQQGDGWRRRSQAVNKASAVVDLDSSARAVRSNELGLEALSMFVSLRRKHTGNPS is encoded by the coding sequence ATGGAGGAACAGTCTCGGGTACCGACGAGCTCCGAGAGACGCAGGAAAAGGGCTTCGTCAAAGAGTCTCCGTTCCAATCGGAGACAGGCTTTCCCGGATCGCGTACGCTCCGAGAGGAGCTGCCGCGATCTCTACAACAGCGACTGCGACTGCCTTTTCCGCGCTAACGTGAGATCCGTCCGACGTAACGTGCGCTCGCCAAGAGTAATCGCCGGAAAACAACGACAAATACGGAGGACACTGTTGTTGGTGTATTGTCTCTGGCTCTCTGCCGACTGTCGTGCGTTTGTTGCTGGTCCACCAGGAGCAAATCATCCTCATCCACATCAGCGTTTACATCCGCATCCGTATTTTCAGCAAATCCAGTATCTTTGCTCACGTTCAGAGACGACGAGACGCGATGCTAAAAGTAACAACCGTCCCTTTACAGATACGGACTCGTCGGCAAACCCCGACAATTCGAGAAGACCGCGTCCTCAATACTCCAACGCTCAACACCGCCCCAAACGGAGGCAAAACATCAAGTCGCATCATCGGTACAACAACCAGGCGACGGTCATTTTCAATCAACAGCTGCTCGATATATGTCGTAAGAAGAAGGAAGCTCCCGCCAGTCGGATTAAGGTCGCTGTACATGCGCAACAACTGTTGGAGGAACAAATGAATGCAGGCCTTCACTACGATGTGGTTAGTTTTAATATTGTTATGCAAGCCTGGGCCCGACAGCACTCCTGGACGGCCGCGCAAAACGCCGAAAATCTCTTGTCCAGGCTACTTTGCCATTCTACGCTCCAGGCGGATTCTTATTCGTACGCCGCCGTGCTACACGCCTACGCCAAGTCCGGTGGTCAAGTTCCTGCCGCCCAACGGGCTCAGGCCTTACTTTCCCAACTGTTGACCCAGAGCACTGCCGGTGCGGTCACTTTGACCACGGACATTTGTCACAACGCCGTGATGGACGCGTGGGCAGTCTCCGGACATCCCCAAGCCGGCGAAAAGGCCGTTCGTCTGCTACAGCAACTCGAACAGCATCCCGTGATCCAACCCACTCGCATATCCTACAATGCCTGTATTAAAGCCTACGCCAAGAGCGGTCAAGCACCACAGGCACAAGCATTACTGGAACGGATGCGGACCCTATCGGCGCTTCGAGATCCACCGAACCGCTATACTCATTTGGCACCCGACAAGGTTTCCTTGACAACCTGCATTGATGCCTGGGCTAAAGCTCCACCCAGCGCTACCGCGGCAGCTAGTGCTGAAGCGTTGCTCTCCGATATGGAAGAATGCTACCAACGCACTGGCGATACGTCGATCCGTCCCGACATCGTGTCCTACACTTCCGTCCTAGCGGCGGCCGCACGCAACGGGATGCCAAGCCACATGGCACTGGAATTACTCTCACGCATGGAGCGCTGCGCTCGCGAGAGGCCCAACGCGGCCTTTTTAAACACTTGGATTCACTTGTTGGCCAAAACAAACACCGGCGTCGAATCCCTACAGGCCGCCGAAGACATTTTAGCATATATGAAACGAGCCTATCGAAACGGGAATGATCTCGTCCAACCTTGTAAGATCACGTACACGGCGGTCATCGCCGTATTGGCACAAACAGGGACGATTCCGGCGGCCCAACGTGCGTCCGAATTGCTGGATGAATTACAAGGCTTATGGGAGGAGGCGCATTTCGATAAGGCGTACTTGCCAACCGCCAAGACTTTTGCAAGCGTATTGCGCGCATGGGCAACCAGCAACGCACCAGACTCGTGGACTAGAGCGAAATCCTTATTGGATCGGATGGATCACTTGTATGCAGCTACCAATTCAGACGAGCTGAAACCTAGCTCGATTGTTTTCGCTCAGTTATTTCAGATCTTGTCGCGAAGTCGAGACTCCCAAACTGCAGCCAGACAGGCACGGGACCTGTTGCAGCGCATGAGTGAATTGCAAAAATCCGGTAACCATCAGGACGTACAACCAGATGCTTCTACAATGGCGTATTTTTTGAACACATTAACTAAGGCGGGCGTAGACAATGTCGTCGAATTGGCAACCGTAGTGCTCAATGAAGTTGAAGATGGTTACGCGGCAGGGATGGGCCATTTGAAACCAACGAGTCTACTTTATTCGGCAGTATTGCAGGCGTACGCGAAGAGCGCTTCGAAGGAGGGTGCCGAGCTAGCCGAGGCGTTGTTGCACCGAACTCGAGAACTGTACCGGCAGGGAACATTGTACGCGAAGCCCAACGTGTTGTTCTACAATGCAGTGATTGATGCGCATGCACGATCCAATGGTGGGAGTGCTGCAGCAGAACGCGCCGAACTTTTGCTtgacgaaatggaaacgcGGTCCCGAGCAGGAGACTTGTCGCTCCGGCCAACTACGCGAAGTTTCAATGCTGCTATTTTCGCTTGGAAAAAGAGCAGTGCCGCTGAAGCACCGCAGCGTGCCGAAGCTTTACTCAAACGCATGAATAAGAGATATGAAGCTGGCGATGAACGCTGTCGGCCGGATCGTATCACATTAAATTCGATTATTGGTGTATGGGCCAAAAGCAGACAAGAAGGAGCGGCAAAACAGGCGGAAGAATATTTAGGATTTATGGAGAGTTTGTACGAGGGCGGCGATGAAACGTTTAAAGCGGACTTGTACAGTTTCAACTCTTGCATCGATGCGTTTGCCCGACAAGGTGATGTGAAAAGAGCTACTGCGTTGTTTGATCGTATAAAGAGTAGATATGAAGACGGAGACACGTCGTTGAAACCGAATACCATTACCCTTACTTCTCTGAGAAATGCATGGAGCAACAGTCAAGATAGTGAAGACAAACAAAGGGAGCTCAATAGGATCGACAAACTACTACTGGCACAGCAAGGAGACGGTTGGCGAAGGAGATCACAAGCTGTCAACAAGGCTTCCGCAGTGGTCGACTTGGATTCCTCCGCTAGAGCCGTGAGATCCAACGAACTGGGCTTGGAAGCACTGTCGATGTTCGTATCACTACGCCGTAAGCACACCGGCAATCCTTCGTAG
- a CDS encoding predicted protein, translating to MSTSRLPAAVTSFAYRWLAETEADGEVHSEFGVHIAYEDLYDFVVFLTCIYLAGHIATYCKMPGLVGEIIVGIVLGPPLADFVPNPEAWVLLGEVGLVILVLEAGIDIDVSTLKLIGTRGFLIAFVGSVLPIGIGILLAILVNGTDDIKAAIAAGATFGPTSLGIALNILRSGGILNTPVGQLIISAAVIDDMIALIVLSQLESLAGTIDAAGILIPIVSAVLFLVVGGYLALFVAPPFLNQYVLKHFEQESHGKIEMAVMFGILLALMPATFYAKASYLMGAFVAGLAFCTSHDLHETFVRQFKRLLQWLMRIFFAASIGFQVPIKDLFQHHVLWKGLVFTLALTGKLAVGFMVPNFTQSKSFTGIHLRDCLITGFSMAAEGEFAFVIAVFAVDKGLIDKDLYASVVLAVLISTIIPPFLLRFTISHYNKKAEEAIKALANAEMERQHNLEHELEHVVMGDDHLARLEDEIKSHRAVFLCIQTQSEARWGLMHNMMKAIAKLGLDIIDHRSWHPRGIHSTLVNEVYVKDQFEKTAKGQAQQALNTRIQEIHDALEDTIDQKETARVKVQRWYPGVVEEIVESVHERKRHGRTKINLEERLLSEASKALDRRQSAQVLATKEKTVEEILAGMQKDTEGMPVIEEHKAGPIPQEHKKQQSRRRRQKMRSTPVVGGGLFDKREVQEEKEEAPPSKSGSGQWTPTFDFKVPGHKAEIIVKGESYDIRINDATLKKLRSGFSGDMLDHRGLSASEGVSIQPDRSNVVNNLHGYVRNPQLGKIVEETIVDSESETSSVSHQNVTNPHDPPV from the exons atgTCCACGTCTCGTCTCCCCGCCGCGGTGACGAGCTTTGCCTACCGTTGGCTCGCCGAAACGGAGGCCGACGGGGAAGTCCATTCCGAATTCGGAGTCCACATTGCCTACGAAGATTTGTacgactttgtcgtcttTCTCACCTGCATTTACCTCGCGGGACACATCGCCACTTACTGTAAAATGCCAGGCTTAGTGGGAGAAATCATTGTCGGGATCGTCCTCGGACCGCCGTTGGCGGATTTCGTTCCCAATCCGGAAGCCTGGGTATTGCTCGGTGAGGTCGGACTCGTCATTCTCGTACTCGAAGCGGGTATTGATATCGACGTATCCACACTCAAACTGATTGGAACCCGCGGATTTCTCATTGCCTTTGTCGGATCGGTGCTACCGATTGGTATCGGAATTCTACTCGCCATTCTCGTCAACGGAACCGACGATATCAAGGCAGCCATTGCGGCGGGGGCCACCTTTGGACCCACCAGCTTGGGCATTGCCCTCAATATTCTACGTTCCGGGGGCATTCTCAATACACCCGTCGGACAACTCATCATCTCCGCCGCG GTGATTGACGACATGATTGCCCTCATCGTCCTTTCCCAACTGGAATCCTTGGCCGGAACCATTGACGCCGCAGGTATTCTCATTCCCATTGTCTCGGCCGTGCTCTTTCTGGTCGTTGGTGGTTACCTGGCCCTCTTTGTGGCACCCCCCTTCCTCAACCAATACGTGCTCAAGCATTTTGAACAGGAATCGCACGGAAAAATTGAAATGGCCGTCATGTTTGGCATCCTACTCGCCTTGATGCCCGCGACCTTTTACGCCAAGGCATCGTACTTGATGGGCGCCTTCGTGGCCGGATTGGCCTTTTGTACCTCGCACGATCTCCACGAAACCTTTGTACGACAATTTAAACGACTCTTGCAGTGGCTCATGCGCATTTTCTTTGCCGCCAGTATCGGATTTCAGGTACCTATCAAGGACCTCTTCCAACACCACGTCCTCTGGAAGGGACTCGTCTTTACTCTGGCGTTGACGGGCAAATTGGCCGTCGGATTTATGGTACCGAACTTTACTCaatccaaatccttcaccGGCATTCATCTGCGCGACTGTCTAATTACGGGATTTAGCATGGCGGCGGAAGGGGAATTCGCCTTTGTCATTGCCGTCTTTGCCGTGGACAAAGGACTGATCGACAAGGATTTGTACGCTTCGGTGGTCCTCGCCGTCCTCATCTCGACCATCATTCCACCGTTTCTTCTGCGCTTTACCATTTCCCACTACAATAAaaaggcggaagaagccatcAAGGCCCTGGCCAATGCCGAAATGGAACGTCAGCACAATTTGGAACACGAACTCGAACATGTCGTCATGGGCGACGATCACCTCGCGAGGCTGGAGGACGAAATTAAATCCCATCGAGCCGTGTTTCTGTGCATCCAAACACAGTCCGAGGCACGATGGGGACTCATGCACAACATGATGAAGGCGATTGCGAAACTCGG ACTGGACATTATCGATCATCGTTCTTGGCATCCACGTGGCATTCACTCAACCTTGGTCAACGAAGTGTACGTCAAGGACCAGTTCGAGAAGACTGCCAAAGGGCAGGCTCAGCAAGCCTTGAATACTCGCATCCAAGAAATCCACGATGCGTTGGAAGACACAATTGATCAAAAAGAAACGGCCCGCGTCAAGGTGCAGCGCTGGTACCCAGGTGTGGTCGAGGAGATTGTCGAAAGCGTTCACGAAAGAAAGCGTCACGGAAGAACCAAGATCAATTTAGAAGAGCGCCTCTTGTcggaagcttccaaagcattGGATCGTCGTCAGTCAGCACAAGTATTGGCGACGAAAGAAAAGACGGTGGAAGAAATCCTGGCGGGGATGCAAAAGGATACGGAAGGCATGCCGGTCATTGAAGAACATAAGGCTGGTCCAATTCCACAAGAGCATAAAAAGCAACAAAGTCGGCGCCGTCGACAAAAGATGCGAAGTACGCCGGTCGTGGGTGGTGGCTTGTTCGACAAGCGCGAAgtacaggaagaaaaggaagaggcTCCGCCTTCCAAATCAGGTTCGGGGCAATGGACGCCCACTTTCGACTTTAAGGTTCCCGGTCACAAGGCCGAAATTATTGTCAAAGGTGAATCCTATGACATTCGGATCAACGACGCCACGTTGAAGAAACTGCGGTCCGGGTTCAGCGGGGATATGCTCGACCATCGTGGTCTTTCGGCTAGCGAAGGAGTTTCGATCCAGCCCGATCGCTCAAACGTTGTCAACAATTTGCATGGATACGTGCGTAATCCACAGTTGGGCAAAATTGTCGAAGAGACGATTGTCGATTCTGAATCAGAAACGTCAAGCGTAAGCCATCAAAATGTCACAAATCCGCATGATCCCCCTGTATAA
- a CDS encoding predicted protein yields MKLKDRIQQFEKAAGSNVRQGLRVVHKGIRQGVQLAQKGVPHVNPPEVNPTRSSAVVEDPEMPTTAAATDTLTAPTPTTAPPTTTTKLPSGVVPPSPDDGRYDFSFFQAWYDSLHATLSATNVLPTFESDQQTHPDPNVQKFLLTLTTIDAAWNGQKAAQTLVDQLGKAKQPPTSPEELARAQKALQDATQMVNDLLLTGEEAARVLLHTDSVLAHFVSSDYDDSNLMTLAVLQSATPKGLAAWCDRGDAPTQQLFRLLRSADLMRVFLQHGGPKNGAYGRAMELHEQLSAHQHTATIDPDAHRIDPVLERLALAVALELCIDLTSFGTKHHIDPVQRYVHYEQAYLLGELDPAFPTFTVWELRNVVNSDVPDEQLGWGRQCLKNYRPDLVLTDDPQWRYCRIVKTDVAYKVPDWYKEPRSMDQILSGGGKCGPRAWYGRFACKSFGIPTWGCKQPGHAAMTRWTTKGWMTCLGAGFPYSYWENRGGLDFLLETQARAAFGTDRMYLQRVLRLEWLAIFYKESNKTIVDKCMPSSDSPWWALSMMQRKTVARIPQSKPARQSDNFKIVQTHIETVQAQPDSLETIHRDLTTGRITVPAVAFGSSSRKADVMKSFLGGRQVFLKEDAVVAYVLNTDLISPLAERYRLSCRICTVHRFEQPLQLTVSAESTAAGNSSTLHEIPIPYTMGIWEATEHVEVEIALKGNTTLSFARANQQFGFALKDVELLPV; encoded by the coding sequence ATGAAGCTGAAAGATCGTATTCAACAATTCGAAAAGGCGGCTGGATCCAACGTGCGCCAGGGGTTGCGTGTCGTACACAAGGGCATTCGACAGGGCGTCCAATTGGCACAAAAGGGAGTCCCACACGTCAATCCCCCGGAAGTCAATCCCACCCGATCCTCTGCCGTTGTGGAAGATCCGGAAATGCCCACCACGGCAGCGGCTACGGACACCTTGACagcaccaacaccaacaacagcaccaccaaccaccacaacaaagCTTCCTTCCGGTGTGGTGCCGCCGTCTCCCGACGACGGGCGGTACGATTTCTCCTTTTTCCAAGCTTGGTACGATTCTCTCCACGCCACATTGTCCGCCACGAATGTTCTACCCACGTTCGAGTCGGACCAACAGACACACCCAGACCCAAACGTACAGAAGTTCCTGCTCACGTTAACGACGATTGACGCGGCTTGGAACGGACAAAAGGCGGCCCAGACTCTGGTGGATCAACTCGGCAAGGCCAAACAGCCACCCACATCACCGGAAGAATTGGCACGAGCCCAAAAGGCCTTGCAGGATGCCACACAGATGGTCAACGATCTCCTACTCACCGGAGAAGAAGCGGCACGGGTTCTTCTCCACACGGATAGCGTCTTGGCGCACTTTGTCTCCTCTGATTACGACGATAGCAATCTCATGACGTTGGCCGTACTCCAATCCGCCACTCCGAAAGGATTGGCAGCTTGGTGTGATCGCGGAGATGCACCCACCCAACAACTCTTTCGATTGTTACGGAGCGCTGATTTGATGCGTGTCTTCCTACAGCACGGTGGGCCCAAAAACGGGGCCTACGGACGAGCCATGGAATTGCATGAACAGTTGTCCGCTCATCAACACACAGCGACTATCGATCCCGACGCGCACCGCATCGATCCCGTACTCGAACGATTGGCCCTCGCCGTGGCCTTGGAGCTGTGCATCGATCTAACGTCCTTTGGTACCAAACACCACATTGATCCGGTGCAACGCTACGTACACTACGAGCAAGCGTACTTGTTGGGAGAGCTTGATCCTGCCTTTCCCACGTTTACGGTATGGGAACTGCGCAACGTTGTCAACAGCGACGTTCCCGACGAACAGCTAGGCTGGGGAAGACAGTGCCTGAAGAATTACCGACCCGATTTGGTCTTGACCGACGATCCGCAGTGGCGTTATTGTCGTATCGTCAAAACGGACGTGGCCTACAAGGTCCCAGACTGGTACAAAGAGCCACGGTCCATGGACCAAATTCTATCGGGCGGCGGAAAGTGCGGACCGCGGGCTTGGTACGGACGTTTCGCCTGCAAAAGCTTTGGTATTCCCACGTGGGGATGCAAACAACCCGGACACGCCGCCATGACCCGGTGGACCACCAAGGGCTGGATGACCTGCCTTGGTGCCGGCTTTCCGTACAGCTACTGGGAAAATCGAGGCGGACTGGATTTCCTGTTGGAGACTCAAGCGCGTGCCGCCTTCGGTACGGATCGAATGTATCTACAAAGGGTTCTCCGTCTCGAGTGGTTGGCTATCTTCTACaaagaaagcaacaagactATTGTGGACAAATGCATGCCAAGTTCGGATAGTCCGTGGTGGGCGCTTTCGATGATGCAACGAAAGACGGTCGCTCGAATCCCCCAAAGCAAACCAGCGAGGCAGTCGGACAACTTTAAGATTGTGCAGACTCACATTGAGACCGTCCAAGCTCAGCCCGACTCTTTGGAGACCATCCACAGAGATCTCACTACGGGTCGAATCACGGTTCCTGCCGTGGCCTTTGGCAGTTCTTCCCGAAAGGCGGATGTCATGAAATCGTTCCTGGGCGGTCGTCAGGTCTTCCTCAAGGAGGACGCGGTCGTTGCGTATGTGTTGAATACCGACCTCATCTCTCCATTGGCGGAGCGCTACCGGCTCTCGTGCAGAATTTGTACGGTCCACCGATTCGAACAACCACTCCAGTTAACAGTCAGCGCAGAGAGCACTGCTGCTGGCAACTCCTCGACACTGCACGAGATCCCGATTCCCTACACCATGGGCATATGGGAGGCCACGGAACATGTCGAAGTGGAGATTGCGCTGAAAGGGAACACtacactttcctttgccCGAGCCAACCAACAGTTTGGTTTCGCGTTGAAAGACGTTGAGTTGCTTCCAGTTTGA
- a CDS encoding predicted protein codes for MADSLTFRDLGLSTAALRAVKSHPDWTAPTLVQQLVIPKLLEDIGSPRKRSIWCEAPTGSGKTAAYGLPLLQNTQTACFREPNALIQGGISSIIILPTRELAVQVGVVLSELAQNMSRGGFNIMVLYGGTPLQSQVDRMDEYARSGETIHAVVATPGRFLDVMARVEHPTLLDNLRYLVLDEADKLMGNGFAKELDGVLNLLPRKVPTWLFSATFSKSMVPQVADVMKRLEIEMELVGPASTIDLRTIRLHQRDRTQVLRSLLEANKEWDRVLVFVATRYACEHVSRKLRRLGIPSSDLHGKQDQDIRSQQLESFRRGHTRVLLATDLASRGLDVTALSAVVNYDLPRSSADFIHRVGRTGRAGCKGVAVTFLTADSEAHLNLIESRHLAEPVAREIYPGFEVD; via the exons ATGGCCGACTCTCTGACGTTTCGAGACTTGGGTCTGAGTACCGCCGCCTTGCGAGCGGTCAAGTCGCATCCTGATTGGACTGCTCCGACGCTAGTGCAACAACTGGTCATTCCAAAGCTCCTGGAGGACATCGGTTCCCCACGGAAGCGTTCCATCTGGTGCGAAGCTCCGACGGGTTCTGGCAAAACGGCAGCGTACGGACTGCCACTCTTGCAAAATACACAAACAGCGTGCTTTCGGGAACCAAACGCACTGATCCAAGGTGGGATTTCCTCCATAATTATCCTTCCGACTCGAGAGTTGGCAGTGCAAGTGGGCGTGGTCTTGTCGGAGCTTGCTCAGAATATGTCTCGGGGGGGATTCAATATTATGGTTTTGTACGGAGGAACTCCATTGCAATCGCAAGTTGATCGAATGGATGAGTACGCTCGTAGTGGAGAGACCATTCATGCAGTGGTGGCTACACCTGGCAGGTTTCTAGACGTGATGGCCCGTGTCGAACACCCCACTTTACTGGACAACCTACGCTACCTtgttttggacgaagccgacaagCTAATGGGTAACGGGTTCGCAAAGGAGCTGGACGGTGTCTTGAATCTGCTACCCCGCAAAGTCCCGACGTGGCTGTTTTCGGCGACCTTTTCCAAGAGTATGGTTCCTCAGGTGGCAGATGTAATGAAGCGGCTCGAAATT GAAATGGAATTGGTTGGACCCGCTTCAACTATTGATCTCCGGACGATTCGTTTGCACCAGCGAGACCGCACGCAAGTTTTGCGGAGCCTGTTGGAAGCGAATAAGGAATGGGACCGAGTCTTGGTCTTTGTCGCTACGCGATACGCGTGCGAGCATGTTTCTCGAAAGCTGCGCCGTCTCGGTATTCCGAGTAGCGATTTGCACGGTAAGCAGGATCAAGACATTCGTTCGCAACAGCTTGAAAGTTTCCGCAGGGGCCATACACGAGTTCTCCTGGCAACCGACTTGGCCTCCCGCGGCTTGGATGTGACTGCTTTGTCAGCGGTCGTTAACTACGATCTCCCCAGATCCTCTGCAGATTTTATACATCGGGTGGGACGAACCGGGCGAGCAGGGTGTAAAGGAGTAGCAGTGACCTTTCTTACAGCCGATTCGGAGGCGCATTTGAACTTGATTGAAAGTCGTCATCTGGCGGAGCCCGTTGCACGAGAAATCTACCCGGGTTTTGAGGTTGAC